From a single Nostoc sp. MS1 genomic region:
- a CDS encoding DUF4276 family protein has translation MKIAILVEGATEIAFREKLREFLQTRLGQRMPRLKFISQNGRIPKEEKLRRVVENLLTGKDAYDAVIALTDVYTGTNDFQDAADAKAKMINWVGNNPQFYAHTALHDFEAWLLPYWNTIQSLAKHNRSAPSGSPETVNHQKPPSYWIKEIFKLGSREDYNKPIHGRKILKDNNLMIAIQACPELKAFVNQIICLCDESEKIP, from the coding sequence ATGAAGATTGCTATTTTAGTTGAAGGGGCTACGGAGATAGCTTTTAGAGAAAAACTGCGTGAGTTTCTTCAAACTCGTCTAGGGCAAAGAATGCCAAGACTTAAATTTATTTCCCAAAATGGTAGGATTCCTAAAGAAGAAAAACTTAGGCGTGTAGTTGAAAATTTATTAACTGGTAAAGATGCTTATGATGCTGTAATTGCCCTAACAGATGTTTACACAGGAACTAATGATTTTCAAGATGCGGCTGATGCTAAAGCTAAAATGATCAATTGGGTAGGTAATAACCCTCAATTTTACGCACACACAGCATTACACGATTTTGAAGCATGGCTTCTTCCATACTGGAATACTATCCAATCCTTAGCAAAACATAATCGCTCTGCTCCAAGTGGTTCCCCGGAGACTGTGAATCATCAAAAACCTCCTTCTTACTGGATTAAGGAGATTTTTAAATTAGGAAGTCGCGAAGATTATAACAAACCTATTCATGGAAGAAAAATTTTGAAGGACAACAATCTGATGATTGCTATCCAGGCTTGTCCAGAATTAAAAGCTTTTGTGAATCAGATAATTTGTCTTTGTGATGAGAGTGAAAAAATTCCCTAA
- a CDS encoding AAA family ATPase, with the protein MDRFENISISGFRRLRQVEMEMRNLTVMIGANGAGKTSFLDVLSTLAASANGKLQQTLQDKGGLNEILTRGKAQLLKISVSMSVPEREPLKYSLTLSPKGLSYDISEETLTQQRNPFAQEPFKYIESYGLDIKYFSQEDNRLLRPNWEHNYLETSLSQVPKMYREPENLRKSLASCTYYGSLDVSNKSPIRLPQAMRPAKLPGASGEDLVSCLYDLRETDRERFEMLEDVLSTAFPDFKRLNFPPVAAGTISMTWTDRNFSQPMYLHELSEGTLRFLWLVTLLQSQSLTTITLLDEPEVSLHPELLRHLVYLMREASKHTQLIVATHSDRLIGFLEPHEVLICDLEEGEARMTWADTLDLDKWLADYSLDEVWKMNLIGGRP; encoded by the coding sequence ATGGATAGATTTGAAAATATATCGATAAGCGGTTTCCGTCGCCTTCGGCAAGTCGAAATGGAAATGAGAAATCTGACTGTTATGATTGGTGCAAATGGTGCAGGAAAAACTTCTTTCTTGGATGTTCTTTCAACACTGGCTGCTTCAGCTAATGGTAAGTTACAACAGACTTTGCAGGATAAAGGTGGATTAAACGAAATTTTGACTAGAGGCAAAGCACAGTTACTCAAAATTTCAGTTTCAATGAGCGTACCAGAGAGAGAACCTCTCAAGTATAGTTTAACCCTATCTCCCAAAGGATTGTCCTATGACATTAGTGAAGAAACTTTAACACAGCAACGCAATCCATTTGCACAAGAGCCATTCAAATATATTGAATCTTATGGTTTAGATATTAAGTATTTTAGTCAAGAAGATAACAGGCTTTTAAGACCAAACTGGGAACATAATTATCTGGAAACATCACTTTCCCAAGTTCCTAAGATGTATCGTGAACCAGAAAACTTGAGAAAAAGCCTTGCTTCTTGTACTTATTATGGGTCACTAGATGTTTCAAATAAAAGTCCTATTCGTTTACCTCAAGCAATGCGTCCTGCAAAGCTTCCTGGTGCAAGTGGTGAGGATTTAGTTTCCTGTCTGTATGACCTTCGAGAAACTGATAGAGAGCGCTTTGAAATGCTTGAAGATGTTCTTTCTACAGCATTTCCAGATTTTAAGCGATTAAACTTTCCACCTGTTGCCGCAGGAACTATATCCATGACTTGGACAGATAGAAATTTTTCTCAGCCCATGTATCTGCATGAGTTATCAGAGGGAACACTGCGCTTTCTGTGGTTAGTTACTCTTTTACAAAGCCAAAGCTTAACAACAATCACGCTACTTGATGAACCAGAAGTCAGTTTACATCCTGAACTTCTGAGGCATTTAGTATATTTAATGAGAGAAGCTTCAAAACACACGCAGCTGATAGTAGCAACGCATTCAGATCGGTTGATTGGATTTCTTGAGCCACATGAGGTTTTAATTTGTGACCTTGAAGAAGGTGAAGCAAGGATGACTTGGGCGGATACGCTTGATTTGGATAAGTGGTTGGCAGATTACAGCCTTGATGAAGTTTGGAAAATGAATTTGATCGGTGGTCGTCCATGA
- a CDS encoding 1-acyl-sn-glycerol-3-phosphate acyltransferase: MIYQAQPPLEFIPPAFNPLFLRFVHLFLPTWIRTQTAINHIEADNVEVLVKLYREFQEKKIRFLLAFRHPQTEDPFSLVYLLSQIVPRVARQQSIALESPIHAHFIYDRGIPLWAGEYVGWIASQLGGTPIQRGKADWTGLRSARDLFANGRFPMAAAPEGATNGLSEKISPLEPGIAQMGFWCAEDLQKAGRTEQVLIVPVGIKYSYVDAPWNAIAQLLDELSIASGLPVDTTANTQVPDLESLYPRLLTLAEHLLSLMEEFYTKFYHLKLSPATEEVNGDRNEALKLRLQALLNAALQIAEQHFNLQSKGGFSDRCRRVEQAGWNYIFRDDYKDTKGLSAVERALGDRVAEEANARMWHMRLVESFVAVSGNYIREKPTVERFAETVLIVWQMLAKIKGGKSFNRPKLGKQKVKLTIGEPLSVTELYPKYKESRLGARQAVADLTNDLQQAMESLI; encoded by the coding sequence ATGATTTACCAAGCACAACCACCTCTCGAATTTATCCCCCCAGCTTTTAATCCTCTATTTCTGCGGTTTGTTCATCTGTTTTTACCAACGTGGATACGTACTCAAACAGCCATTAACCACATTGAAGCAGACAATGTTGAGGTTTTAGTGAAGCTCTATCGGGAGTTTCAAGAGAAGAAAATCCGCTTTTTATTGGCGTTTCGCCATCCGCAGACAGAAGATCCATTTTCTTTGGTTTATTTGCTTTCACAAATCGTACCAAGGGTAGCACGACAGCAAAGTATAGCACTAGAATCTCCTATTCACGCTCATTTTATTTACGATCGCGGTATTCCGCTTTGGGCGGGTGAATATGTTGGCTGGATTGCGTCACAATTGGGGGGAACTCCTATACAACGGGGTAAGGCTGACTGGACTGGGTTACGTTCGGCGCGGGATTTGTTCGCCAATGGTAGATTTCCGATGGCGGCTGCACCAGAAGGTGCTACTAATGGTTTATCGGAGAAGATTAGCCCATTAGAACCAGGAATTGCTCAAATGGGTTTTTGGTGTGCTGAAGACTTGCAAAAAGCTGGACGCACTGAACAGGTTTTAATTGTACCAGTTGGGATTAAATATAGTTACGTTGATGCACCTTGGAATGCGATCGCTCAACTTCTAGATGAGTTATCTATAGCTAGTGGTTTACCTGTAGATACAACAGCTAACACCCAAGTTCCTGATTTAGAGTCACTATATCCGCGCCTGTTAACTTTGGCTGAACACTTACTTTCTTTGATGGAAGAGTTTTACACCAAATTTTATCATCTCAAGCTGTCTCCAGCCACAGAGGAGGTAAATGGCGATCGCAACGAAGCGTTAAAATTGCGGTTACAAGCTTTGTTAAATGCAGCCCTACAAATAGCCGAACAGCATTTTAACTTACAATCTAAGGGAGGTTTTAGCGATCGCTGTCGTCGGGTAGAACAGGCTGGGTGGAATTATATATTTAGGGATGATTATAAGGATACAAAAGGATTATCTGCTGTTGAGAGAGCATTAGGCGATCGTGTTGCGGAAGAAGCTAATGCGAGAATGTGGCACATGAGATTAGTGGAAAGTTTTGTAGCAGTTTCTGGTAATTATATCCGCGAAAAACCCACAGTAGAAAGATTTGCCGAAACTGTTTTAATTGTCTGGCAGATGTTAGCAAAGATTAAAGGTGGAAAATCTTTCAATCGTCCCAAACTAGGCAAGCAAAAAGTCAAACTTACCATCGGTGAACCGCTATCTGTTACAGAATTGTATCCTAAATATAAAGAGAGTCGCTTAGGTGCAAGACAAGCCGTTGCTGATTTAACCAACGATTTACAACAAGCAATGGAAAGTTTAATTTAA
- a CDS encoding proline--tRNA ligase — MRLSQMLFVTLRDDPADAEIPSHKLLLRAGYIRRIGSGIYAYLPLMWRVLQKVSQIVREEMNATGAQECLLPQLQPSELWKESGRWDTYTKAEGIMFSLIDRREQELGLGPTHEEVITTIARDMIRSYRQLPLNLYQLQTKFRDEIRPRFGLMRGREFIMKDGYSFHTDEESLKKTYQDMYQAYSNMLRRAGLAFRPVEADSGAIGGSGSTEFMVLAEAGEDEVLYTYDGKYAANVEKAVSLPADAETSQFTSFEKRETPGTETIEKVTQFLKASPTQVVKNVLYQAVYDNGLTVLVLISIRGDQEVNEVKLQNELTKLTPNYGAKTIISLTVPSAETQQTWTSKSLPLGYIAPDIADDYIAGNKQIHPKFVRFVDKTVVDLKNFITGANESGYHVVGANWGEQFTLPEIVVDVRKARPGDRAVHDSTQLLKSARGIEAGHIFQLGTKYSEVLGATYTNEQGEEKPLVMGCYGVGVSRLAQSAVEQSYDKDGIIWPVAIAPYHAIVTIPNINDAQQVEIAEKLYTQLNQAGVETLLDDRDERAGVKFKDADLIGIPYRIVTGRAIANGKVEVVERATRQSQEIPIDEVITTLKQWIRAATENKS; from the coding sequence ATGCGACTGTCACAAATGTTATTCGTTACACTGCGGGATGATCCGGCTGATGCGGAAATTCCTAGCCATAAGCTGTTATTGCGTGCAGGATATATTCGTCGCATCGGTAGCGGTATTTATGCTTATCTCCCTCTGATGTGGCGGGTGTTGCAAAAGGTTTCCCAAATTGTGCGGGAAGAAATGAACGCTACAGGCGCACAAGAATGTCTCCTACCTCAATTACAACCCTCAGAATTGTGGAAGGAATCAGGACGTTGGGATACTTATACTAAAGCTGAGGGGATTATGTTCTCCCTAATTGACCGTCGTGAACAAGAATTAGGGTTAGGACCGACGCATGAGGAAGTAATTACGACAATTGCTCGTGATATGATTCGCTCTTACCGTCAGCTACCGCTAAATCTATATCAGCTACAAACCAAATTCCGCGATGAAATTCGTCCCCGGTTTGGTTTGATGCGCGGACGAGAATTTATCATGAAGGACGGCTATTCTTTCCACACCGATGAGGAAAGCCTGAAGAAAACCTATCAGGATATGTACCAAGCCTACAGCAATATGCTACGGCGTGCAGGTTTAGCGTTTCGTCCTGTAGAAGCTGACTCTGGTGCAATTGGTGGTTCCGGTTCAACAGAATTTATGGTGTTGGCGGAAGCCGGGGAAGATGAAGTTCTCTACACCTATGATGGAAAATACGCCGCTAACGTGGAAAAAGCCGTTTCCTTACCTGCGGATGCTGAGACATCACAATTTACAAGTTTTGAAAAGAGAGAAACACCAGGAACAGAAACAATTGAAAAAGTTACTCAATTCTTGAAGGCTTCTCCTACTCAAGTAGTAAAAAATGTTCTCTATCAAGCTGTTTACGACAATGGTTTAACAGTTTTGGTATTGATAAGTATCCGTGGTGATCAGGAAGTTAATGAAGTTAAATTACAGAACGAACTAACTAAATTAACTCCTAATTATGGTGCTAAAACTATCATTAGTTTAACTGTACCCAGTGCAGAAACTCAGCAAACCTGGACGAGTAAATCTTTACCATTAGGTTATATTGCACCAGATATTGCTGATGATTATATTGCTGGAAATAAACAGATTCATCCAAAATTTGTCCGGTTCGTTGATAAAACAGTCGTTGATTTAAAAAACTTCATCACTGGCGCAAATGAATCTGGTTATCACGTTGTTGGTGCGAATTGGGGAGAACAATTTACACTACCAGAAATTGTTGTAGATGTGCGCAAAGCAAGACCAGGCGATCGCGCTGTTCATGACTCAACACAACTCCTAAAAAGCGCTAGAGGAATTGAAGCCGGTCACATCTTCCAATTAGGTACAAAATACTCCGAAGTTTTAGGCGCAACTTATACCAATGAACAAGGAGAAGAAAAACCCCTCGTTATGGGTTGCTATGGTGTCGGAGTATCCCGATTAGCCCAATCAGCCGTAGAACAGTCTTATGATAAAGATGGCATTATCTGGCCAGTCGCGATCGCTCCTTATCATGCAATCGTGACAATTCCTAACATTAACGATGCTCAACAAGTAGAAATTGCCGAGAAGCTTTACACCCAACTGAATCAAGCAGGAGTAGAAACCTTATTAGATGACCGCGATGAACGCGCCGGGGTAAAATTTAAAGATGCCGATCTAATTGGCATTCCTTATAGAATTGTTACAGGACGAGCGATCGCTAACGGTAAAGTTGAAGTTGTAGAAAGGGCTACTCGCCAATCTCAAGAAATACCCATTGATGAAGTTATTACTACACTCAAGCAATGGATTAGAGCAGCGACAGAAAACAAAAGTTAA
- a CDS encoding GerMN domain-containing protein, producing the protein MNNQQGSNRISSGVIAAVSAAVIAVGGGVAWMTSKTPDSSTSSNPSQSVQQPNQPTNRQPTNNNEQTANVYWLQSKGNNIDLVPQQVRVAAVQPNQVLEKAFENLLAGPTEGSDSTTIPKGTKLLGLKVENNEVHVNLSEDFTSGGGSTSMMARVGQVVYTATTLNPNAKVYIDINGKRLDTLGGEGVVLDQPLTRDGFKKDYPI; encoded by the coding sequence ATGAATAACCAACAAGGATCAAATCGTATATCTTCAGGTGTGATTGCAGCAGTCTCAGCAGCAGTTATAGCAGTCGGTGGTGGTGTAGCTTGGATGACTTCCAAGACACCAGATTCTTCCACATCATCAAATCCATCCCAAAGCGTCCAGCAACCGAATCAACCAACAAACAGACAGCCAACTAACAATAATGAGCAAACAGCTAATGTTTACTGGCTGCAATCAAAAGGTAACAACATTGACTTAGTACCCCAGCAAGTGAGAGTAGCTGCTGTGCAACCAAACCAAGTCTTAGAAAAAGCTTTCGAGAATCTATTAGCAGGCCCAACAGAAGGCTCAGATTCTACTACCATTCCTAAAGGAACCAAGCTGTTAGGGCTAAAAGTAGAGAATAACGAGGTACACGTTAATTTATCAGAAGACTTTACCAGTGGTGGTGGTAGTACCTCAATGATGGCTCGTGTAGGTCAAGTGGTTTATACTGCTACAACATTAAACCCCAATGCTAAAGTTTACATTGATATCAATGGAAAACGATTAGATACACTAGGTGGTGAAGGTGTAGTATTAGACCAACCCCTCACCCGCGACGGCTTCAAGAAAGATTATCCAATTTAG
- a CDS encoding ArsR/SmtB family transcription factor, translated as MKQALHVSQEVVQQVAEYFSLLSEPMRLRLLHLLRDEEKCVQELVEATQTSQANVSKHLKVMWQAGILSRRSEGTSAYYRVEDQMIFELCNRVCDRLATRLEQQARNFRVLNKN; from the coding sequence ATGAAACAAGCCTTGCATGTATCTCAAGAAGTGGTGCAACAAGTAGCCGAATACTTCAGCCTGTTAAGTGAGCCGATGCGTCTGCGGCTGTTGCACTTATTACGGGATGAAGAAAAATGTGTACAAGAGTTGGTAGAGGCAACCCAGACTTCGCAGGCTAATGTTTCTAAACACCTGAAAGTAATGTGGCAAGCAGGCATCCTTAGCCGTCGTAGCGAAGGGACTAGCGCTTACTACAGGGTAGAAGACCAGATGATTTTTGAGTTATGTAATCGGGTTTGCGATCGCCTAGCTACAAGGTTAGAACAGCAAGCCCGTAACTTTAGGGTGTTAAATAAAAATTAG
- the accB gene encoding acetyl-CoA carboxylase biotin carboxyl carrier protein yields MPLDFNEIRQLLTTIAQTDIAEVTLKSDDFELTVRKGVSVTNQIVPVAPATLSGVVGSGLPSVAPIVTQAAPTPALEVGTSRTSDNGGAGTPPSAKINDPKLLEVPSPMVGTFYRAPAPGESPFVEVGDRVRQGQTVCIIEAMKLMNEIETDVSGQVVEILIQNGEPVEYNQPLMRIKPD; encoded by the coding sequence GTGCCATTGGACTTTAATGAAATCCGTCAACTGCTGACAACTATTGCACAAACAGATATTGCAGAAGTAACTCTTAAAAGTGATGACTTTGAACTAACAGTTCGTAAAGGTGTTAGTGTTACCAATCAAATTGTGCCGGTTGCTCCAGCAACATTAAGCGGTGTGGTTGGTTCGGGATTGCCATCGGTAGCACCGATTGTCACTCAGGCTGCCCCAACTCCAGCATTGGAGGTGGGGACAAGCCGTACTTCAGATAATGGGGGTGCTGGCACACCACCAAGTGCCAAAATAAATGACCCGAAATTGCTGGAAGTGCCTTCGCCAATGGTGGGAACATTCTACCGCGCTCCGGCTCCGGGTGAATCGCCATTTGTGGAGGTGGGCGATCGCGTGCGTCAAGGGCAAACGGTCTGCATTATCGAAGCCATGAAGCTGATGAATGAAATTGAGACTGACGTTTCTGGACAAGTTGTCGAAATTCTTATCCAAAATGGCGAACCTGTAGAATATAACCAGCCATTAATGAGAATTAAACCTGATTAA
- the efp gene encoding elongation factor P — MISSNDFRPGVSIVLDGSVWRVIDFLHVKPGKGSAFVRTTLKNVQSGKVLERTFRAGETVPQATLEKITMQHTYKEGDEFVFMDMESYEEGRLSATQIGDRVKYLKEGMEVNVIRWGEQVLEVELPNSVVLEVIQTDPGVKGDTATGGTKPATVETGAIVMVPLFISQGERIKIDTREDKYLGRE; from the coding sequence ATGATTTCTAGTAACGATTTTCGACCCGGTGTATCCATTGTCCTCGATGGGTCTGTATGGCGAGTGATTGATTTCCTTCACGTTAAGCCTGGTAAGGGTTCTGCCTTTGTGCGGACAACTCTTAAAAATGTGCAATCTGGCAAGGTTTTAGAAAGAACTTTCCGGGCAGGGGAAACTGTTCCACAAGCTACTTTGGAAAAAATTACGATGCAGCATACCTATAAAGAGGGCGATGAGTTCGTCTTTATGGATATGGAAAGCTATGAAGAAGGACGACTCAGTGCTACACAAATTGGCGATCGCGTCAAATACCTCAAGGAAGGTATGGAAGTAAACGTGATTCGCTGGGGTGAGCAAGTGCTGGAAGTTGAACTTCCTAACTCTGTAGTTTTGGAAGTTATACAAACAGACCCAGGTGTTAAAGGCGACACAGCTACAGGTGGTACTAAACCTGCAACTGTAGAGACTGGTGCAATTGTGATGGTTCCTTTGTTTATTTCTCAAGGTGAACGTATCAAAATTGATACACGGGAAGATAAATATTTAGGCAGGGAATAG
- a CDS encoding peptidylprolyl isomerase — MLNLLKSWLKNSLMAILLVTIFLGISTAGWTPSSNAALPSGNAITDGRALLRYALPIDNKPVRELQASLEDISNQLRANKRWGAVSKDLSKASRILDKPSQILTSVPEERQPQAETWLNELKSGVAKVQELAQTKNKEQVLIERGKLLNLVSLLEESMVKEFPFEVPEEYSNLPQLKGRATIAIKTNKGDLTVVVDGYSAPVTAGNFVDLVQRGFYNGLEFTRSEESYVLQTGDPPGKEQGFIDPKTGKYRAIPLEILVEGEKKPTYGITLEDAGRYLDMPVLPFSSFGALAMARPESEVDGGSSQVFFFLFEPELTPAGRNLLDGRYSVFGYLIEGKDILDTLKAGDRIESTTVVQGIENLVQPQSA; from the coding sequence ATGTTGAATTTATTAAAATCCTGGCTGAAGAACAGCCTCATGGCAATACTGCTAGTAACAATATTTTTAGGCATAAGTACAGCTGGCTGGACTCCCTCCAGTAACGCTGCTTTACCATCGGGAAATGCAATTACTGACGGTAGAGCTTTGTTGCGGTATGCACTCCCGATAGATAACAAGCCGGTACGCGAACTGCAAGCCAGTTTAGAAGACATTTCTAACCAACTGCGTGCCAATAAACGCTGGGGTGCTGTCTCCAAAGACCTGAGTAAAGCATCCCGCATTCTTGATAAACCTTCACAAATCCTAACAAGCGTTCCGGAAGAACGCCAACCCCAAGCCGAAACTTGGCTAAATGAATTAAAATCTGGTGTAGCCAAAGTTCAAGAACTTGCTCAGACAAAAAATAAAGAACAAGTTCTCATAGAGAGAGGGAAACTGTTAAATTTAGTCTCTCTCTTGGAAGAATCAATGGTCAAGGAATTTCCCTTTGAAGTTCCCGAAGAATACAGCAACCTTCCCCAACTCAAAGGACGCGCCACTATAGCCATTAAAACCAACAAAGGCGATTTAACCGTTGTTGTAGATGGTTACAGCGCCCCTGTCACGGCTGGGAATTTTGTAGATTTAGTACAACGAGGATTTTATAACGGTTTAGAGTTTACCCGTTCTGAAGAATCTTATGTTTTGCAAACAGGAGATCCCCCAGGAAAAGAACAGGGTTTCATTGACCCCAAAACTGGTAAATATCGAGCTATTCCTTTAGAAATTCTTGTAGAGGGTGAGAAAAAGCCAACTTACGGCATTACCTTAGAAGATGCTGGCCGTTACCTAGATATGCCAGTATTACCATTCTCTTCCTTTGGTGCGTTAGCTATGGCTCGTCCTGAAAGCGAAGTTGATGGCGGTTCTTCTCAAGTCTTCTTCTTCCTATTTGAACCAGAACTCACCCCAGCCGGACGCAATTTATTAGATGGTCGCTACTCAGTTTTTGGCTATCTCATTGAAGGTAAAGACATCTTAGATACACTCAAAGCCGGCGACAGAATCGAATCAACTACCGTAGTTCAGGGTATAGAAAACCTAGTACAACCCCAATCAGCCTAA
- a CDS encoding Uma2 family endonuclease produces MLTTPVTNLTFEEYLTYDDGSGFHYELVDGKLELMNPATIEHFLIVDFLDTVLKAEIRRLTLPWLAFRETGVRTGRNKSRLTDLCVVTQEQARELLKVSAVFETPPLLIVEVVSPDSIKRDYRHKRSEYAAVGVLEYWVVDPLDAKISVLLLEEGFYEETVLTADQKIVSRIFPDLTITVEQVLNAGKLG; encoded by the coding sequence ATGCTCACTACACCAGTAACAAATCTCACATTTGAAGAGTATTTAACTTATGATGATGGCAGTGGTTTTCACTATGAACTGGTGGATGGCAAGCTGGAATTAATGAATCCCGCGACGATTGAACATTTCTTAATTGTTGATTTTTTGGATACTGTTCTCAAAGCAGAAATTAGAAGGTTGACTTTGCCTTGGTTAGCTTTCAGAGAAACTGGGGTGAGGACAGGTAGAAATAAATCTCGGTTGACTGATTTGTGTGTGGTAACACAAGAGCAAGCAAGAGAATTGCTCAAGGTTTCAGCCGTGTTTGAGACACCACCATTACTGATTGTAGAGGTTGTCAGTCCAGATTCAATCAAGCGGGACTATCGCCATAAGCGGTCTGAGTATGCGGCGGTTGGAGTTCTAGAATATTGGGTTGTTGACCCACTAGACGCGAAAATTTCTGTATTGTTGCTGGAAGAAGGGTTTTACGAGGAGACTGTGTTGACTGCTGACCAGAAGATTGTATCGCGGATTTTTCCAGACTTAACGATAACTGTCGAGCAAGTTTTGAATGCGGGGAAGCTTGGTTAG